In Sulfolobales archaeon, one DNA window encodes the following:
- a CDS encoding ASCH domain-containing protein: MKRLVFRLSYAENILKGEKRSTIRLKSNYRVGEIVDIYVGTARVGRAVIKHIEKKRLSDLSDEDAKLDGFRDRAELLKELMKIYGKKVLSKNPELYIIHFQLL, from the coding sequence ATGAAGCGATTGGTGTTTAGGCTTAGCTATGCCGAGAATATATTGAAGGGTGAGAAGAGATCTACTATAAGGCTTAAATCCAACTACAGAGTCGGCGAGATAGTAGATATATATGTTGGCACTGCAAGGGTTGGGAGGGCTGTTATAAAGCATATTGAGAAGAAGAGGCTATCAGATCTGAGTGATGAGGATGCAAAGCTAGATGGTTTTAGAGATAGAGCCGAGCTTCTGAAGGAGCTCATGAAGATCTATGGTAAGAAGGTTCTCAGCAAAAACCCAGAGCTATATATCATACACTTCCAACTCCTGTAG